The DNA region ACGTTCGAGGCCCCCACCGCAACCGCGGGTGGGGGCCTCGTTTCGTTGATGCCCGTGAGAGGAACATCTGGGCGCAAAGACCTTTAATAGAGCATGACGACGTCGAAGTGTTCTTCGACCGCGAGCACGGCCTTCTCTTCGTCGCCACTCATGATCGCGTCATAGATGGGCTTGTGCAGTTCGATGAACAGGTCGCACAGCCCCTCCTCAGTATGCTTCTCGCGCAGGCGAACACTGCGTTCGGCCATGCTCTGCGAGAGGGTGTCGGCGAGCACATCGGCAAAGAAGATGAGGGCGGGGTTACCCGAGACCCGGAGCATCGCCTGGTGAAAATCACGATCGGCCTTGTGCATCTCGACCGAGGTGGTCGCGACAGCCATGATGTCGAGTGCCTTTTGCATGTGGCCCGTGAGCGTCGGGTCGGGGTCGGCGCAGGCCTCGATTGCGGCCTGACGCTCAAGCGCGATGCGCACCGACTCGAGCGCGTGAATGGGCAGGTTCGCCGAGCTCAGGCCGAGGCTCAGCGCGAGCGCGAGCGTCTGGGGCCGAAGCTCGGCCACATACGTTCCTGAACCGATTTGGCGTTCGAGAGAGCCCAGCCCGACGAGCACCGCGAGGCGGTCACGCAGGGCGGTTCGGCTCACTCCAAGCTCAATCGCAAGGTCGCGCTCGCTCGGGAGTCGGTCGCCAGGTTTCATCCCCTTGATGCGCTTGGTGAGGGCAATTGAGACGGGGTCATCATCGAAATGATTGTCCCTAACGGTCTCGAGAGGTTCGGTCATCAAGTTCTACGCTTTCACCACGATATGAAATAACACCTATCACTTTAGCGCGATGCTTGGTATTTCAGGGCGTGTGCCTCAAGAGTCCTTGCGAGTGTCAGCAGATAATCACCGGCGAGCGCCCCGTCGGCAACACGGTGATCAAAGGTCAGGGTGAGGTTTGCGATGGTGCGAATAACGATTTGGTTATCGCGAACGACGGGCTTGTCGACCATGCGATGCAGCCCGACAATCGCGGTCTGCGGTGCGTTGATGATCGGGGTCGCGATGATGCCGCCGCGCTTTCCGGGGCTCGTGAAGGTTGTCGTTGCTGCGCGCATATCAAGCGGCGAGAGCTTCCCTTCGCGGGCTTTCGCGGCGAGCGAGACGACATCGTCGGCGAGCGCCTCAACCTCTCGGGAGCCGCAGTCGCGCACGGCTGGAACCATGAGACCGCGTTCGGTGTCAACGGCGATACCAATATCGCAGCGGCTGTACCGAACAATCTCGCCGTCGATGACCGCGGCGTTAAACACGGGAAAGGAGCGCACGACCTCGCCGATGCTCGCGAGCACCATGGGCACGAGCATCGCCCGGTCTACCCCGGTGAGGTCACACTCTTCGATGATGTTCACGGCTGGTATCTCGGTGTGCGATTTCACGAGGTTCGCAGCGATAAGTTTGCGCACCCCGGTGATGCTCTCACGGGTTTCGGTCTGTTCAATCATGCTTCTATGCTTTCTGAGGTCAGAGCCCGGCCGCTCAAGGCAGTCTGGAACCCGTCGGTGGCCGGGCTCTGTTGGTTCCGCGGGAGTGGCGCTCCCCTATCGGAGTGTGGCCCGTACAAGCGGGCCGGTATCGCTACGGGGCGAGGGTCTCTCGCACCGTAGCGACGATATCTTCAATACTCGGCACAAACGCCCTTTCGAGCTCGGTACTGAAGGGAATTGGGGTGTGTGGCGACGTCGCAAAGCCGAAGCGAATGTGGTCGCGCCCGCCCGTAAGCCGGAGCACCTGATGGGCGACCTCAGCCGCGGGGCCCGCGGTGGGCCAGGCTTCGTCAGCGACAACGACCGCTCCGGTCTTTCGCGCCGAGGCGACCACCGTGGTGGCATCAAGTGGGGCGATCGAACGTAGGTCGATGATCTCGGCCTCGATCCCCTCTTCGGCGAGAGTTTTCGCGGCGCGCTCGGCCCGTGAAACCATCAGGCCCGAGGCGACAATCGTCACATCGTTGCCCTCGCGTTGCACGGCAGCTCGCCCAATCTCGGCGGTTGTTTCGAGGTCGACTTCGGCGCGGCGCGCATGCAGAAGGCTCATGTGCTCGAGCATCACGACGGGGCCTTCATCACGAATCGCGGCCCGCACAAGCGAGTAGGCGTCCTGAGGATTGGTCGGCATGATGACCTTGACCCCGGGAAAGCTCATGAGCATGCCCGCCATCATCTCGGCGTGACCGTGATGCGGGCCAATGCCGCACTTTGCACGAACGAACATGGGGACGGTCACTTCGCCCCGGGTTTTGAACCCGATGCTGCCGCCCTCGTGCGCGAGGGGTGTGACCGTGAGCGCGAGAAACTCGGCAAACATGAGGTCAACGATCGGGCGGCTGCCCGTCATTGCGGCGCCCACGGCAGTGCCGATCATGGCCTCCTCTGAGATGGGTGCGTCAATCATGCGCCCTGAGTCGCCGAACTCTTCCCACAGTCCCTTCGTTGCCTGCATAGGGCCGCCAAACTGCCCAATGTCTTGGCCGAGCATGTAGATGCTCTCGTCGTTGCGCATTTCTTGGCGGATCGCCTCGACGATCGCGTCGCTCATCGTCATGCGGGCCATCAGTTGCCCTCCTTCGCTGCTGCAAGGTCGCTCACGTAGGGTGAGGCAGAGAGTGTTTCGGGGTCGGGTGCTGGCGCGTCTTTCGCCGCGATCACGAGTGCCTCGTACTGGGCC from Leucobacter sp. UCMA 4100 includes:
- a CDS encoding FadR/GntR family transcriptional regulator → MTEPLETVRDNHFDDDPVSIALTKRIKGMKPGDRLPSERDLAIELGVSRTALRDRLAVLVGLGSLERQIGSGTYVAELRPQTLALALSLGLSSANLPIHALESVRIALERQAAIEACADPDPTLTGHMQKALDIMAVATTSVEMHKADRDFHQAMLRVSGNPALIFFADVLADTLSQSMAERSVRLREKHTEEGLCDLFIELHKPIYDAIMSGDEEKAVLAVEEHFDVVMLY
- a CDS encoding 2-oxo acid dehydrogenase subunit E2 produces the protein MIEQTETRESITGVRKLIAANLVKSHTEIPAVNIIEECDLTGVDRAMLVPMVLASIGEVVRSFPVFNAAVIDGEIVRYSRCDIGIAVDTERGLMVPAVRDCGSREVEALADDVVSLAAKAREGKLSPLDMRAATTTFTSPGKRGGIIATPIINAPQTAIVGLHRMVDKPVVRDNQIVIRTIANLTLTFDHRVADGALAGDYLLTLARTLEAHALKYQASR
- a CDS encoding alpha-ketoacid dehydrogenase subunit beta translates to MARMTMSDAIVEAIRQEMRNDESIYMLGQDIGQFGGPMQATKGLWEEFGDSGRMIDAPISEEAMIGTAVGAAMTGSRPIVDLMFAEFLALTVTPLAHEGGSIGFKTRGEVTVPMFVRAKCGIGPHHGHAEMMAGMLMSFPGVKVIMPTNPQDAYSLVRAAIRDEGPVVMLEHMSLLHARRAEVDLETTAEIGRAAVQREGNDVTIVASGLMVSRAERAAKTLAEEGIEAEIIDLRSIAPLDATTVVASARKTGAVVVADEAWPTAGPAAEVAHQVLRLTGGRDHIRFGFATSPHTPIPFSTELERAFVPSIEDIVATVRETLAP